A window of Bacteroidia bacterium genomic DNA:
AGGCGAGACCCAAAGCTATAGGTTTTACAAGTACCATGCAGTTTATCCGATTTATACCAATCCTCTTTTTTTATTCCCCCGTTTTCCAATTCAATGAAAATACCTTCTTTGGCACCAAGGATATAATTTTCAATTTTGGTAAGGGTGGTTGCATCTCCGCTGTATTCAACCCAAGTTTGATTTTTTTTATTATTGATGTAGGTTCCGCGATTTTCCTTGTAGGTTCGACTTCCTTTGGTGCCTGAAAATTCGATCCAATAGCCTTGTTTAGCGCCATTCGCATCAACTTTGTTGCAAGTATCAGGCACCAAAGGTTTTGAACTCATATTATGAGCTGCTTGAATGTAAGAAAGGCAAATGAAGGGAATCAGGACAAAGAGATTCATACCCAAAATTGATTAGGCCAATACTTGAGAAAGCAGTGAACGGAACAAAAACAAACCGTCGGTATTGTTAAGGGCAGGGTCGGCGGCACGTTCCGGGTGCGGCATCATTCCAAAAACGTTTTTGGAAGCATTGCAAACACCGGCAATGTTGTTGGTGGCACCATTTGGATTAGATTCGGCAGTAATTTGTCCATTTTCATCGCAGTATCTAAACATAATTTGACCATTTTTTTCCATCTGCTCCAGGGTTTGCTCATCGGCGAAAAAGCGACCTTCACCATGAGCAATAGGGATTTTTAGGGCTTGATCGGGAACCAAGGTGGTTAGCAAACAATCGTTTTGTTTGCGTATATAAGTGTTTTTACAAATAAACTTATGGCTTTCGTTGTGCAATAAAGCGCCCGGAACCAAACCGGCTTCGCAGAGAATTTGAAATCCATTGCAAATGCCGATAACTAAACCTCCACGGTTAGCGAAATCAATAACGCTGGTCATAATGGGGGAAAAGCGGGCAATGGCGCCAGAACGAAGGTAATCGCCGTATGAAAAGCCACCTGGTAAAACCACACAATCGACACCTTGTAAATTAGTGTCTTTATGCCACAATTCCACAACTTCACTGTGGCTTTGATGACGCAAGGTATAAATCATGTCTTGGTCGCAATTGGACCCCGGGAAGATAACAACGCCGAATTTCATTTTGGATTTATTTGGCACAAAGTTAAGTGTGAAAGCCTTGGTTTTGGTAGGAAAATGCAATAATCGAATAAAAAATAGTGTAAAGCCCAATTTACTGCGTACCTTTGCGGCCTTAACAAAAACTAACTGTAGAAGTTATAGTTTATTTATTCACTAATTTTTCAATCGTTTAATGTCTTCTTTTAGCACCCTCGGACTTTCGGGGGAAATCATTGAATCCGTTTCAAAACTAGGATTCGAAACACCTACGCCCATTCAAGAAAAAGTAATTCCATTGTTGCTTGGAGGCAGCACGGATATAGTGGCTTTAGCCCAAACCGGAACAGGAAAAACGGCAGCATTTGGCTTGCCATTAATTGAAATGTGCGATCCATCCAGTCGTCAAACCCAGGCTCTTATTTTAGCACCAACCAGGGAATTGTGTATGCAAATTACACAGGACCTTACCAACTTTTCAAAAGGAGTAAAACCTTTGAATATAGTTGCTGTTTATGGAGGTGCAAGTATATCTGAACAGATTCGTAAACTTCGGGTTGGAGCACAAATTGTGGTAGCTACTCCCGGCCGTCTAATTGATTTATTGGATAGGGAAGCAGTTCGTTTAAATACCTTGTTGTATGTGGTTTTAGATGAGGCAGATGAAATGCTTAACATGGGATTTCAGGAAGATATTGACCATATTTTGGAAAGTACGCCTGAGGAAAAAAATGTTTGGTTATTTTCTGCTACTATGCCTAAAGAGGTAAGACAAATAGCGAATAACTATATGAATGAGCCACAGGAGGTTACGGTAGGCTCTAAGAATCAAGGCAATGAAAACATTGAGCATCAGTATATGGTGATTAGTGATAGGGACAGGTATTTGGCTTTAAAACGTGTTGTTGATTTTAATCCGGAAATTTTTGGCGTGGTATTTTGTCGCACCAAACTGGATACTCAGGATGTTGCAGAAAAGTTAATCAAGGATGGCTATAATGCTGATGCCTTGCACGGAGACTTATCTCAAGCGCAACGTGATAAAGTAATGCGTGCTTTTAAAAATAAATCGCTTCAATTGTTGGTAGCAACCGATGTAGCTGCCCGAGGAATTGATGTAAGCAACATTACCCATGTTATACACATGAACATGCCCGATGAGATTGAATATTACACCCACCGTAGCGGACGTACAGCCCGTGCAGGTAAAAAAGGTGTTTCAATTGCCTTGGTAAATAAAAGGGAAGTTGGGAAGATTTCGCAGATTGAACGCACCATCCAAACCAAATTTGAAAAAAGATTGGTTCCAACCGGTGCTGAAGTTTGCCAAGTTCGTTTATTAGGCTTAGTTCATAAATTAAGAGAGGTTCAAGTGGTTGAAGAAGAAATAGCCAGTTTGTTGCCATCTGTTTATGAAGAGTTAATGCCATTAACGAAGGAAGAAATCATCAAACGTTTCACCTCCTTGGAGTTTAACCACATGCTGGATTATTACCGCGGTGCACCTGATTTGAACCAATCGGTATCAACTAAATCATCTCACAAGGACGATTCGGCTTTCAGGGAAGAAAATTATGTTACTGGCGATCGTTTGTTTATTTCATTAGGTAAAATGGATGGTTTTGATAAGAGTAGAATGGTTTCATTCATTTGTAGCCGTTGTCGTATCGTAAACCGTCAACTCGGTAAAATAATTTTGAAAGATGCCTATACCTTTATCGAAGTGGATAAATCCATGACTGATATGGTAAAAGAAGCTTTGCATGGAATTGAATATAAAGGAAGATTTGTGCGGGTGGAAAATACCGGAGAAGGCGATGGAGGCGGAGAATCAAAACGTTCAAGAGGTGGAGACCGTGACCGTGGTGGTGATCGAGGTGGTGACCGTCGCAACGACCGTGGAAGAAGTTCCGGTGGAGATCGCGGTAAACCAAAAAGAGAAGGTGGATTCGAGAATAAAGGAAGAACAGAGAAAAAGGAATGGGGTGAAAAGAAAGAATGGGGGGGAAGTAGAGGTGCAGAAAAAAGTTCTTCCAAAAACGATTCCGGAAGTTCTCGTAAATCCAGTTTTCAGGACGATTTCAAAAGTAAAAAGAAGAAAAAGGATAAGTGGTAATTAGCCATGTTAATCGACACCCATACCCATTTGTACAGTGACCAATTTAATGGGGATATAAAGGATGTTATTCAACGTAGCAGGGATTTAGATGTTGGCAAACACTATCTCCCTGCTATTGATTCAGAAACCCACACCGCAATGCTCAATCTGGAAGAGCGATTTCCGGATGATTGCATCGCCATGATGGGATTGCACCCCTGTTCTGTTAATGAAAATTATAAAAAGGAGCTTCGCGAAATTGAATCCTGGCTTGGCAAACGTAACTGGGTAGCGGTTGGCGAAATCGGACTTGACTTTTATTGGGATAAAACCTTCACAGCACAACAATACGAAGCCTTTGAGCTTCAAATAAAATGGGCCAAAGAGTTGGATATTCCTATCATTATCCATACGAGAAATGCTACTGAAGAAGCCATCCAGGTTATTGAAAAACTGAAGGATGAAAAGCTACGGGGTATTTTCCATTGTTATTCCGGTACATTGGATCAAGCCAAGCGTGTTATTGACTTAGGTTTTTATCTTGGGATAGGTGGGGTGGTTACCTTTAAAAATGGAGGATTGGCAGAAATTGTAAAAGAAGTACCATTACAACATCTTGTTTTGGAGACTGATTCACCTTATTTGGCTCCGGTGCCACATCGGGGAAAACGAAACGAATCGTCATACCTGGGTCTCATAGCAGAAAAGGTTGCAGATTTGCACCAGGTGGGTTTGGGAGAAGTGGCTTTTCAAACAACCCAAAATGCCCGAGGCATTTTTTTCTAGCCAATACTGAAATAGCAAAAACCTTGATTTTTTGAAACCTGAATTGGTAAATTAGTTCTTACAATTTACCGATGAGCTTAGGGGTGTTTAACCAATACTTTGGCTTTTTGGGCTATACCATCTACACTGCTGTATAATAGGTAGTTTCCATCCGGTAGGGATGAGGTTTCTACTTGGAAGTATTCTTCCATTGGATTGAAACTTTGTTGCAATACTAATTTTCCTTCCTGGTTAACTAATAAGGCCATTCCTTTTTTACCTTTTTTAAAGGGGCTTACTTTGATAAAGTCGGTACATGGGTTTGGAAAGGCTTGAAGAGAAGGGAGATCGGAGTTTTCAATCACACCCGTATATTGAAAGTCAATAACCGGGAAAATGGCAAAATCGGCATCCAGTGGCCAGCTCCTAAGCATGGTGGACCAAGATCCTGTATTCAGTTTTTCCCAAGCTAATTCTGAACTATCTGCCTGACCATCAAAACCGGTATACAAGGCTATCGTATCACCAGGTTTTAAATCCCAAAATGAAATACTGATGGCAAAATCTGAATCTAAGGTTATTGGCCAGGTAAGCGGAAGGGAAGCCAAACCTGAGGTATCAACCATAGAAAAAGTGTAAGGGATTTGGGCAATTATATCACCCGGAGCACCATCTTCTTCATTTCCTGCCGTTGTTTTACCTTGTCCGTTGGTTTTGTAAAAATTAATCCAAAGTTTGGAAGCAGTGTCGCCTGAGTAAGTTTTACCACCAAACAAAAACAATACTTCTGTAACTCCATAAACTGTATCGTTGTGGAATACCTGGGCTTTTTCTCTGTCATTGAAACCATTTACTCCTGAAACATAACCACCGGAAGGAGAAGTATATAATGCTAAAGAATCCGCACCCCACAAGGTTCCCAAGGTATCTATACCTATTGCAGATTTTTCAAGGAATGATCCGGTTAGTTTTTTGCGTTCAGCAACTTTTCCAACAGATTTGGTCTGTCCAAACCCGTTTACCACTCCGATTCCCAGAAGTATAATTGTTATTAAATGTAGCTTTTTCATTATTTACCTTCGCTTTGTTTTATTCTTTTTTCTACTTCGTCCCAATTTACAACATTCCAAAAGCCTTTAATGTAATCGGCACGCAGGTTTTGGTATTTTAAATAATAGGCATGTTCCCAAACATCGAGAGCAAGAACAGGATATCCTTTTGGTTCAGAGACAGGCATAAGAGGATTGTCCTGGTTTGGAGTGGAACAAATAACCAACTTGCCATTTTTAACGATGGCCCAAACCCAACCACTGCCAAACCGTTGCATTCCGGCTTTAGCAAATTCTTCCTTAAATTTATCAATGCTTCCAAAGGTAGCATTGGCTAAATTGGTAAATCCCATTCCGGGTTGTTGACCTTTAGCCGGACTCAGTAAAGTCCAAAATAGACTGTGGTTGTAATGACCTCCGCCATTATTGCGGATAATCATAGGAAGCTGGTCGGCCAGTTTCATGAGTTCTTCCAACGATTTTCCTTTAGCCAATTCATTTTCTGCTACAGCCTTATTCAAATTATCAACGTATGCTTTATGGTGTTTTCCATGGTGAATTTCCATGGTCATTTTATCAATGTATGGTTCCAGAGCATCGGTAGGGTAGGGTAGAGCCGGCAAGGTAAATGCGGGTGTATTTCCTGAGTTTTCAGCAAACAGGGGAATTCTTGGTGCCAGGGTTGCAAAAGCAGTTGCTCCGGCGATTCGTTTTAAAAAAGACCTGCGGTTATTCATGAACCAAATTTTTGCAAAGCTAAACCAGGATTGCAGTTTTGAACTTTTTCTTTTGCATTTTTATGAAATTGATGCATGTGAAAAAAACATTAAACTAACGTTAAACTATTGTTTTCCAATTTGGTCATAGGGCAAAATTTTTATTTCGTGAAACAAAAACTCGTTGCCATCAGCCTATTTGGAATCCTTTTCTTCCAAGGACTTTTTTCAGCTTATTCCCAACAGTGGGGAAATTACACCCTCATTGCAGTTCAAAATCAAACATCGGCTAAATTAATTGATACCGCCAGTGCAACATACCACTCCTGGACCTTGTCAGGTAGTACCGGTTATTCAGCCTATATGATGCCCGGTGGAAAGTTGATTCGTTCCTTGACCGCTCAAAATAATACCTTTATGGGAGGAGGAATGACCGGAAGACTTCAAATGGTTGATTGGAATGGAACTGTTTTGTGGGATTATACCTATTCTAATTCATCCTATAATCTTCACCATGATTTTTGTCCATTACCCAATGGAAACATTTTGGCTATTGCTTATGAAGCAAAAACTGCTGCGGAGGTAACAACCGCAGGTTGCAACAATTCCCACGTGATGTGGCCTGATAAAATTGTTGAATTTCAACCCACCGGAACCAATAGTGCTACGATTGTTTGGGAATGGCATGCATGGGATCATTTGGTTCAGGATTATGATGCTTCAAAAAATAATTACGGTGTTGTGGCCGATCATCCGGAATTGCTTGATATCAATTATAATAATACTTCCATTGTGAAAGATTGGATGCATATGAATGGTATTGATTACAACCCTATTTTGGATCAAATTGCTTTTAGTTGTCATAATTTGGATCAGATTTTTGTAATAGATCATAGCACTACCACTGCTGAAGCGGCCTCTCATTCCGGAGGTTTGTCAGGAAAAGGTGGCGATATTCTTTACCGCTGGGGAGATCCTGCTCACTATGATGCTCCAGGAACAGCTATTTTGAACGTGGTTCATGATGCACATTGGATTCCGGAAGGTTACCCCAATGCAGGTTATTTAGTAGGATTTAATAACAATGGGGTTTCTCAAAACCAATCATCAGTTGATTTGGTTTCTCCTCCATTGAATGGTTTTAATTACGACTGGACTCCAGGTTCTGCTTTTTCTCCTTCAAGCTACACTCTTCGTCAAACCTGTAATGGTCATAGCAATAACATGGGAAATTCTGAACAGTTTCCCAATGGAAACATGATGGTTTGCATCGCTCAATCCGGGACTGTTTATGAAATAAATTCAGCAGGCACTCAGCTTTGGACTTATACGGCTAATGGAACTATTCCTCAAGCCCATCGCTATACTTCCTGTTTTGTGTCTCAAGATGCTCCTGCAATTCCAACTATTACTCAAAATGGGAATACCTT
This region includes:
- the purQ gene encoding phosphoribosylformylglycinamidine synthase I; this encodes MKFGVVIFPGSNCDQDMIYTLRHQSHSEVVELWHKDTNLQGVDCVVLPGGFSYGDYLRSGAIARFSPIMTSVIDFANRGGLVIGICNGFQILCEAGLVPGALLHNESHKFICKNTYIRKQNDCLLTTLVPDQALKIPIAHGEGRFFADEQTLEQMEKNGQIMFRYCDENGQITAESNPNGATNNIAGVCNASKNVFGMMPHPERAADPALNNTDGLFLFRSLLSQVLA
- a CDS encoding TatD family hydrolase, which encodes MLIDTHTHLYSDQFNGDIKDVIQRSRDLDVGKHYLPAIDSETHTAMLNLEERFPDDCIAMMGLHPCSVNENYKKELREIESWLGKRNWVAVGEIGLDFYWDKTFTAQQYEAFELQIKWAKELDIPIIIHTRNATEEAIQVIEKLKDEKLRGIFHCYSGTLDQAKRVIDLGFYLGIGGVVTFKNGGLAEIVKEVPLQHLVLETDSPYLAPVPHRGKRNESSYLGLIAEKVADLHQVGLGEVAFQTTQNARGIFF
- a CDS encoding aryl-sulfate sulfotransferase translates to MKQKLVAISLFGILFFQGLFSAYSQQWGNYTLIAVQNQTSAKLIDTASATYHSWTLSGSTGYSAYMMPGGKLIRSLTAQNNTFMGGGMTGRLQMVDWNGTVLWDYTYSNSSYNLHHDFCPLPNGNILAIAYEAKTAAEVTTAGCNNSHVMWPDKIVEFQPTGTNSATIVWEWHAWDHLVQDYDASKNNYGVVADHPELLDINYNNTSIVKDWMHMNGIDYNPILDQIAFSCHNLDQIFVIDHSTTTAEAASHSGGLSGKGGDILYRWGDPAHYDAPGTAILNVVHDAHWIPEGYPNAGYLVGFNNNGVSQNQSSVDLVSPPLNGFNYDWTPGSAFSPSSYTLRQTCNGHSNNMGNSEQFPNGNMMVCIAQSGTVYEINSAGTQLWTYTANGTIPQAHRYTSCFVSQDAPAIPTITQNGNTLSSSAGSTYQWYQNGVLIPGATEASYTPTESGYYMVRITDDGDCYKRYSEYFNFSISIGVDTPESQVLTTVFPNPSNGKVYINNIGLNGESFNVEVFDPVGRSILTAANSKEIDLSGYGNGIYLLAIAEQGKSTVYKRIMIIK
- a CDS encoding superoxide dismutase, giving the protein MNNRRSFLKRIAGATAFATLAPRIPLFAENSGNTPAFTLPALPYPTDALEPYIDKMTMEIHHGKHHKAYVDNLNKAVAENELAKGKSLEELMKLADQLPMIIRNNGGGHYNHSLFWTLLSPAKGQQPGMGFTNLANATFGSIDKFKEEFAKAGMQRFGSGWVWAIVKNGKLVICSTPNQDNPLMPVSEPKGYPVLALDVWEHAYYLKYQNLRADYIKGFWNVVNWDEVEKRIKQSEGK
- a CDS encoding T9SS type A sorting domain-containing protein, coding for MKKLHLITIILLGIGVVNGFGQTKSVGKVAERKKLTGSFLEKSAIGIDTLGTLWGADSLALYTSPSGGYVSGVNGFNDREKAQVFHNDTVYGVTEVLFLFGGKTYSGDTASKLWINFYKTNGQGKTTAGNEEDGAPGDIIAQIPYTFSMVDTSGLASLPLTWPITLDSDFAISISFWDLKPGDTIALYTGFDGQADSSELAWEKLNTGSWSTMLRSWPLDADFAIFPVIDFQYTGVIENSDLPSLQAFPNPCTDFIKVSPFKKGKKGMALLVNQEGKLVLQQSFNPMEEYFQVETSSLPDGNYLLYSSVDGIAQKAKVLVKHP
- a CDS encoding DEAD/DEAH box helicase, whose amino-acid sequence is MSSFSTLGLSGEIIESVSKLGFETPTPIQEKVIPLLLGGSTDIVALAQTGTGKTAAFGLPLIEMCDPSSRQTQALILAPTRELCMQITQDLTNFSKGVKPLNIVAVYGGASISEQIRKLRVGAQIVVATPGRLIDLLDREAVRLNTLLYVVLDEADEMLNMGFQEDIDHILESTPEEKNVWLFSATMPKEVRQIANNYMNEPQEVTVGSKNQGNENIEHQYMVISDRDRYLALKRVVDFNPEIFGVVFCRTKLDTQDVAEKLIKDGYNADALHGDLSQAQRDKVMRAFKNKSLQLLVATDVAARGIDVSNITHVIHMNMPDEIEYYTHRSGRTARAGKKGVSIALVNKREVGKISQIERTIQTKFEKRLVPTGAEVCQVRLLGLVHKLREVQVVEEEIASLLPSVYEELMPLTKEEIIKRFTSLEFNHMLDYYRGAPDLNQSVSTKSSHKDDSAFREENYVTGDRLFISLGKMDGFDKSRMVSFICSRCRIVNRQLGKIILKDAYTFIEVDKSMTDMVKEALHGIEYKGRFVRVENTGEGDGGGESKRSRGGDRDRGGDRGGDRRNDRGRSSGGDRGKPKREGGFENKGRTEKKEWGEKKEWGGSRGAEKSSSKNDSGSSRKSSFQDDFKSKKKKKDKW